The proteins below are encoded in one region of Bifidobacterium dentium JCM 1195 = DSM 20436:
- the rlmH gene encoding 23S rRNA (pseudouridine(1915)-N(3))-methyltransferase RlmH, whose amino-acid sequence MKITLITVGKVKEKYLRDAIAEYSKRLGRYCKLDIVEVADEKTPEHAGEGLERQIKAKEGERIARYIRDDAFVIALAIEGKQLTSEELAAKIDGLGLHGTSHIQLIIGGSLGLDPSILQRADYLLSFSRMTFPHQLMRVILLEQIYRAYKINAGEPYHK is encoded by the coding sequence TTGAAAATAACGCTTATCACCGTCGGCAAGGTCAAGGAGAAGTATCTTCGAGACGCCATCGCGGAATATTCGAAACGGCTGGGCCGGTATTGCAAGCTCGACATCGTGGAGGTGGCGGATGAGAAGACGCCGGAGCACGCGGGCGAGGGCTTGGAACGCCAGATCAAGGCGAAGGAAGGCGAACGCATCGCCAGGTATATCCGTGACGATGCGTTCGTCATCGCCTTGGCCATCGAAGGCAAGCAGCTCACCAGTGAGGAGCTGGCCGCCAAAATCGACGGCCTCGGATTGCATGGCACCAGTCACATCCAGCTCATCATCGGCGGCTCGCTTGGCCTCGACCCGTCGATTCTCCAACGTGCCGACTATCTGCTGAGCTTTTCCAGAATGACCTTCCCGCACCAGCTAATGCGCGTCATCCTGTTGGAACAGATTTACCGCGCCTACAAAATCAACGCCGGCGAGCCCTACCACAAGTAG
- the dapD gene encoding 2,3,4,5-tetrahydropyridine-2,6-dicarboxylate N-succinyltransferase, with the protein MTDQRTAWGWGLASVDAAGNTLDVWYPELKLGEAPEEVSRPNHGFGNLAHEGTDARGVRRIPVFTISKLDEPIENAADAYLRLHLLSMRLAQPNSLNLDGIFGALNNVVWTNYGPFAVEDFALRRLDVMNVANQAAPGLPKADVNVLSIDKFPRMVDYVVPTGVRIGDADRVRLGAHLSEGTTVMHAGFVNFNAGTLGVSMVEGRVSQGVVVGNGSDIGGGASIMGTLSGGGKLKNSIGEHSLLGANAGIGISLGDNCVVEAGLYVTAGTKVTIYDKAKVAAGEPLETVKGADLSGKDNILFIRNSVSGRIEARYRKTGIELNEKLHNN; encoded by the coding sequence ATGACCGATCAGCGCACTGCGTGGGGTTGGGGCCTGGCCAGCGTGGACGCCGCCGGCAACACCTTGGACGTATGGTATCCGGAGCTCAAGCTCGGCGAAGCTCCCGAAGAAGTCTCCCGCCCGAACCACGGCTTCGGCAATCTGGCCCATGAGGGCACCGATGCCCGCGGGGTGCGTCGCATTCCGGTGTTCACCATCTCCAAACTCGACGAGCCGATCGAGAACGCCGCCGACGCCTATCTGCGCCTGCATCTGCTGAGCATGCGTCTGGCCCAGCCGAACAGCCTGAACCTCGATGGCATCTTCGGCGCGCTTAACAACGTGGTGTGGACCAACTACGGTCCGTTTGCGGTCGAGGATTTCGCCTTGCGCAGACTCGACGTGATGAACGTTGCCAACCAGGCCGCCCCGGGCCTGCCGAAGGCCGATGTGAACGTACTGTCCATCGACAAGTTCCCCCGCATGGTCGACTATGTCGTGCCGACCGGCGTACGCATCGGAGATGCCGACCGCGTGCGTCTGGGCGCTCACCTGTCCGAGGGCACCACCGTCATGCATGCCGGTTTCGTGAACTTCAACGCAGGCACCCTCGGCGTCTCCATGGTCGAAGGCCGCGTGTCTCAGGGTGTTGTGGTCGGCAATGGTTCCGATATCGGCGGCGGCGCCTCCATCATGGGCACCCTGTCGGGCGGCGGCAAGCTGAAGAATTCCATCGGCGAGCACTCCCTGCTCGGCGCGAACGCCGGCATCGGCATCTCCCTGGGCGACAACTGCGTGGTCGAAGCCGGTTTGTACGTGACCGCCGGCACGAAGGTCACCATCTACGACAAGGCCAAGGTCGCCGCAGGAGAGCCGCTCGAGACCGTCAAGGGCGCGGATCTGTCCGGCAAGGACAACATCCTGTTCATCCGCAACTCGGTGTCCGGCCGCATTGAGGCCCGGTATCGCAAGACCGGCATCGAACTCAACGAGAAGCTTCACAACAATTGA